The following proteins come from a genomic window of Gemmatimonas sp.:
- a CDS encoding transposase, protein MPRMPRILLSGVPVHHLQRGNNRGPVFGDDRDRWLYRELLLEGCHRFGCGVHAYVLMSNHVHLLMTPQRADAIPQLTQWMGRKYVRAYNARHDRTGTLWEGRFRSSVIDSARYFLACSRYIDQNPVRAGIVREPAAYRWSSFARLAHGARDDLITEHPEYHSLGHSPAERQVAYRALCAPLVDPDVAGGIRLAVRRGDVLGSAAFADEVRARLGRPISRLAHGGNRRREPFDLRVS, encoded by the coding sequence TTTCGGGTGTACCCGTTCACCATCTGCAGCGCGGCAATAATCGAGGGCCGGTCTTCGGGGATGATCGGGACCGGTGGCTTTACAGAGAGCTTCTGCTCGAGGGCTGCCACCGGTTTGGGTGCGGGGTTCATGCGTATGTATTGATGTCCAATCACGTTCACCTGCTGATGACTCCGCAACGGGCTGATGCGATCCCGCAGCTCACACAATGGATGGGCCGGAAATATGTTCGAGCATATAATGCGCGACATGACCGTACGGGAACGCTGTGGGAAGGGCGGTTTCGGTCCAGCGTGATTGACTCAGCCCGATACTTCCTCGCCTGCTCCCGCTACATCGACCAGAATCCAGTGCGGGCGGGGATAGTGCGGGAGCCGGCCGCCTACCGGTGGTCCAGCTTCGCCCGTCTCGCACACGGGGCGCGTGATGACCTCATTACGGAGCATCCAGAATATCACTCCCTTGGTCATTCGCCGGCTGAGCGACAGGTCGCATACCGTGCGTTGTGTGCGCCATTGGTCGATCCCGACGTCGCCGGCGGGATCCGCCTCGCAGTTCGACGAGGAGACGTGCTCGGGTCAGCAGCTTTTGCTGATGAAGTTCGCGCGCGCCTGGGACGACCGATTAGCCGCCTGGCGCACGGAGGAAACCGCCGTCGCGAGCCGTTTGACCTCCGGGTGTCGTAA